A single genomic interval of Saccharothrix saharensis harbors:
- a CDS encoding DJ-1/PfpI family protein — MARALILTGDAAEELDSMYPVFRLREGGHEAVVTAPTTRAVKLVVHDFEPGWDAYTEKPGHVLPVDLAFAEVDPEDYDALIIPGGRAPEYIRTDPDVARIVTHFFDRGLPVGTICHGPQVPAALGLLRGRTTAAFPPLKRDMELAGATFVDEPDVVDGPMVSCRGWPDLPPWSRAFMQVLEKSTTHP; from the coding sequence GATGTACCCGGTCTTCCGCCTGAGGGAAGGCGGCCACGAGGCGGTCGTCACGGCGCCGACGACCCGCGCGGTCAAGCTCGTGGTGCACGACTTCGAACCCGGCTGGGACGCCTACACCGAGAAACCGGGCCACGTGCTGCCCGTCGACCTGGCCTTCGCCGAGGTCGACCCGGAGGACTACGACGCCCTGATCATCCCGGGCGGCCGTGCGCCGGAGTACATCCGCACGGACCCGGACGTGGCTCGCATCGTCACCCACTTCTTCGACCGCGGCCTGCCCGTCGGCACGATCTGCCACGGTCCCCAGGTACCCGCCGCCCTGGGCCTCCTGCGCGGCCGCACCACGGCGGCGTTCCCGCCCCTCAAACGGGACATGGAACTGGCCGGCGCCACCTTCGTCGACGAACCCGACGTCGTGGACGGCCCCATGGTGTCCTGCCGCGGCTGGCCGGACCTCCCCCCGTGGTCCCGCGCGTTCATGCAGGTCCTCGAGAAGTCGACCACTCACCCCTGA